The Hypomesus transpacificus isolate Combined female chromosome 2, fHypTra1, whole genome shotgun sequence genome window below encodes:
- the tpi1b gene encoding triosephosphate isomerase B, translating to MSRKFFVGGNWKMNGDKKSLGELIQTLNSAKLDSNTEVVCGAPAIYLDFVRSKLDQKLGVAAQNCYKVAKGAFTGEISPAMIKDCGVHWVILGHSERRHVFGESDELIGQKTAHALENGLCVIACIGEKLDEREAGITEKVVFAQTKVIADNVKDWSKVVLAYEPVWAIGTGKTASPQQAQEVHDKLRQWMKANVSEDVAKSVRIIYGGSVTGGTCKELASQKDVDGFLVGGAALKPEFVDIINAKA from the exons ATGAGCAGGAAATTCTTTGTAGGTGGTAACTGGAAGATGAATGGCGACAAGAAGAGTCTTGGTGAACTTATCCAGACACTGAACTCCGCCAAACTGGACTCTAACACCG AGGTGGTGTGCGGAGCCCCAGCAATCTACCTCGACTTTGTCAGGTCCAAGCTGGACCAAAAGCTTGGTGTTGCCGCCCAGAACTGCTACAAGGTTGCTAAGGGAGCCTTTACAGGGGAGATAAG CCCTGCGATGATCAAGGACTGTGGCGTGCACTGGGTGATCCTCGGACACTCAGAGAGACGCCACGTCTTTGGAGAGAGTGACGAG CTCATTGGTCAGAAGACTGCCCACGCCCTGGAGAACGGCCTGTGTGTGATCGCCTGCATTGGAGAGAAGCTGGACGAGAGAGAGGCTGGCATCACAGAGAAGGTGGTCTTTGCACAGACCAAGGTCATCGCAG ACAACGTAAAGGACTGGAGCAAGGTTGTCCTCGCCTACGAGCCTGTGTGGGCCATCGGCACTGGCAAGACTGCATCCCCACAGCAG GCCCAGGAGGTGCATGATAAACTAAGGCAGTGGATGAAGGCCAACGTGTCTGAAGACGTCGCCAAATCAGTCAGGATAATCTACGGGG GTTCCGTGACCGGCGGCACCTGCAAGGAGCTGGCTTCCCAGAAGGACGTTGATGGCTTCTTGGTGGGCGGAGCTGCCCTCAAGCCAGAGTTTGTTGACATCATCAACGCCAAGGCGTAA
- the lpcat3 gene encoding lysophospholipid acyltransferase 5 has product MAAPLMEKISESLGSTEPALRLILSVLSGYPCALLYRRFLFYQSPFVLHLFHTVSGLGFAAFNFGPQLYHSAVCILVQFLMLRLMGRTITAILSSFVFQMVYLLAGYYYTATEEYDIKWTMPHCVLALKLIGLSFDYYDGGKEPSELNPEQQKSSLSSVPSLLEMYGFAYFYGGFLVGPQFTLRSYQRLVAGELTDCPGQPPNSILPAMKRFSLGLLCLGIYMIFSPYYSDSYFLEDEYEAQPFWYRCVFILLWAKVILYKYVSCWVIAEGVCVLSGLGYNGLGSNGEHTWDACANMKVWQFETTPLFTGTIASFNINTNAWVARHIFKRLKFLGNKVMSQMATLLFLALWHGLHSGYILCFSMEFIIVNVERKYQALVKDSPLLTKLAQGPFYPLFYVAQQFIHWLFMGYPLVAFCLFTYDKWLKVYSSVYFCGHVFFFLIYMALPYLRKLLVPRKEQTEKKED; this is encoded by the exons ATGGCGGCTCCCTTGATGGAGAAAATATCGGAATCTTTAGGTTCCACAGAACCAGCGCTTCGACTCATTCTGTCCGTTTTAAGTG GGTACCCCTGCGCCCTCTTATATCGACGGTTCCTCTTCTACCAGTCCCCCTTTGTTCTTCACTTGTTCCACACGGTATCTGGACTTGGATTTGCAGCTTTTAACTTTG GCCCTCAGCTCTATCACTCTGCAGTATGCATCTTAGTCCAGTTCCTGATGCTGAGGCTCATGGGAAGGACAATAACAGCCATCCTCAGCAGCTTTGTGTTTCAAATG GTTTACCTGCTGGCTGGTTATTACTACACTGCAACAGAGGAGTACGACATCAAATGGACCATGCCCCATTGTGTTCTCGCGCTCAAACTCATTG GTTTGTCATTTGATTACTATGACGGTGGGAAAGAACCA tccgaGCTGAATCCAGAGCAGCAGAAGTCGTCCCTGTCCTCCGTCCCCTCCCTGCTAGAGATGTACGGCTTCGCCTACTTCTACGGAGGCTTCCTGGTGGGGCCCCAGTTCACGCTGCGCAGCTaccagaggctggtggcagggGAGCTGACTGACTGCCCTGGACAGCCCCCCAACAG CATTTTACCTGCTATGAAGAGATTTTCCTTGGGCCTCCTCTGCCTGGGCATCTACATGATATTCAGCCCGTACTACTCCGATAGCTACTTCCTGGAAGACGAATACGAG GCTCAGCCCTTCTGGTATCGCTGCGTGTTCATCCTGCTCTGGGCTAAAGTCATCCTCTACAAATATGTCAGCTGCTGGGTCATCGCG GAAGGGGTGTGCGTGCTGTCGGGACTCGGCTACAACGGGCTTGGTTCGAACGGGGAGCACACGTGGGACGCCTGCGCTAACATGAAGGTGTGGCAGTTCGAGACCACGCCCCTTTTCACGGGCACCATTGCATCGTTCAACATCAACACTAACGCCTGGGTTGCCAG GCACATTTTCAAGCGGTTGAAGTTCCTGGGAAACAAGGTCATGTCTCAGATGGCTACCCTGCTCTTCCTTGCCCTGTGGCACGGCCTCCACTCGGGGTACATCCTCTGTTTCTCCATGGAGTTCATCATCGTTAACGTGGAAAGAAAG TACCAAGCCCTGGTGAAGGACAGCCCCCTGCTCACTAAACTGGCTCAAGGCCCCTTTTACCCGCTGTTCTACGTCGCTCAGCAGTTCATCCACTGGCTGTTCATGGGCTATCCTCTGGTGGCATTCTGCCTCTTTACATACGACAAATGGCTCAAG GTGTACTCGTCCGTGTATTTCTGTGGTCATGTGTTCTTCTTCTTAATCTACATGGCCTTGCCATACCTGCGCAAGCTGCTGGTGCCGAGAAAAGAACAGACTGAGAAAAAGGAGGACTAA
- the LOC124481200 gene encoding low affinity immunoglobulin epsilon Fc receptor-like, whose product MMTLTKEQLEKDYLKLITSNQDLRREHQQLTTSYSQLQAEYKDLTTSNSELETKHSDQTFLMNRLQGELQNMVSVREQLSREILNISRAHAHLKRVYLRLAETKNKLFADVVSLSEMKAIVNKDLVAMVRERDHLKKTLTELVNFLPVDKHCPIRDPVTQERVCSPCLKGWKLFSSKCYFFSTEKQGWSRSRVDCVKQGGDLVIIDSPEEQDFVRKHTPQYHSPAERYWIGLDSQETRGSWVWVDNTRLNEGYWLNESSSVHASRDKECVSTLRETSPARSWREELCSSRFRWICEGPALILSA is encoded by the exons ATGATGACTTTGACCAAGGAACAGTTGGAGAAAGACTACTTGAAGCTCATAACATCCAATCAGGATTTACGGAGAGAGCACCAGCAACTTACTACATCTTACAGTCAATTACAAGCAGAGTACAAAGATCTCACAACTTCAAACAGCGAATTAGAAACAAAACATTCAGACCAAACTTTTTTGATGAATCGCCTCCAAGGAGAGTTGCAGAACATGGTCTCAGTGAGAGAACAGTTATCAAGAGAAATCTTGAACATTAGCAGAGCTCATGCTCATCTTAAGAGAGTATACCTTAGGCTCGCAGAGACAAAAAACAAACTGTTTGCCGATGTCGTTAGTCTTTCCGAAATGAAAGCTATTGTAAACAAAGATCTTGTTGCCATggtaagggagagagaccacCTCAAGAAGACGCTCACTGAACTGGTCAATTTCCTGCCTGTAGACAAACACTGTCCAATCAGAGACCCTGTTACACAAG AGAGAGTTTGCAGTCCGTGCCTGAAAGGTTGGAAGCTCTTCTCCTCTAAGTGTTACTTCTTCTCCACTGAGAAGCAGGGCTGGAGCAGGAGTAGGGTGGACTGTGTCAAACAGGGAGGCGACCTGGTCATTATAGACAGTCCAGAGGAACAG GACTTTGTACGCAAACACACCCCTCAGTACCACAGTCCAGCAGAGCGGTACTGGATAGGTCTGGACTCTCAGGAGACTCGAGGCAGCTGGGTCTGGGTCGACAACACCCGGCTTAATGAGGG GTACTGGCTGAACGAGTCCAGCAGTGTCCACGCGAGTCGAGATAAAGAGTGCGTGTCGACCCTCAGAGAAACCAGCCCTGctcggagctggagggaggagctCTGCAGTAGCAGGTTCAGGTGGATCTGTGAAGGTCCAGCCCTCATACTGTCAGCATAG